In the Arachis ipaensis cultivar K30076 chromosome B10, Araip1.1, whole genome shotgun sequence genome, one interval contains:
- the LOC110268501 gene encoding zinc finger BED domain-containing protein RICESLEEPER 2-like, whose protein sequence is MDNSVSMEVDGGNATQNPENMERSETTEDIKKKKTKKFKAGGKQYGTSTLKRHLDRCVKIDFEDIGQTLIEMQNKMGALEIDNHVSREMFAAFVIDCDVPFSIVDNQKFRNWVKYISPTLGLITRNTLKDDVLKIYLREKDKLKSTLLAIPNRVCLTSDLWTSITTEGYLCLTAHFVDLNWKLQSKILSFCHMPPPHTGFELSSKIFELLNEWEIEKKIMTLTLDNASANDTCQDHLKSTLNMHDWLLCDGEFFHIRCSVPILNLIMQDGLKIAHDALDKIRESVKYVRGSESRMIRFKECVSAIQGLTFTSGLHLDVTTQWNSTYIMLESAINYRKAFEYLKATDHAYKYCPSVDEWRRVEKICEFLYPFYETTNLISGTSYPTSNLYFLQVYHIQCVLMGSLRSEDELLRSMGEKMMNKFKKYWEKYSVILAFGAILDPRLKISTLELMYEEIDVETAKGKVEHVKKKLYKIFEKYDKNSLPTVQAQGPSNQSSSMAYTPESASKKRLAIVGKLMKRNHQAEVSSEKNPLDTYLEEPLLSKNCFEDLDVLEW, encoded by the exons ATGGATAATTCTGTCTCTATGGAAGTTGATGGTGGGAATGCAACACAAAATCCTGAAAATATGGAAAGATCTGAAACGACTGaagatattaaaaagaaaaagacgaag AAGTTTAAGGCTGGTGGTAAACAATATGGGACATCGACACTTAAGCGTCATTTGGACAGGTGCGTGAAAATAGACTTCGAGGATATTGGTCAAACTTTGATAGAAATGCAAAATAAAATGGGGGCTCTCGAGATAGATAATCATGTATCGCGTGAGATGTTTGCTGCCTTTGTGATTGATTGTGATGTtcccttttctattgttgataatCAGAAATTTAGGAATTGGGTAAAATACATCAGTCCAACTCTAGGCCTAATTACTAGAAATACTCTTAAGGATGATGTGCTGAAAATTTACTTAAGGGAAAAAGATAAGCTTAAAAGTACTTTATTAGCCATTCCTAATAGAGTTTGTTTGACTTCTGATTTGTGGACATCCATCACTACAGAGGGTTATTTATGCCTAACTGCTCACTTTGttgatttgaattggaaattgcaaagtaaaattttgagtttttgtcATATGCCTCCTCCTCACACGGGATTTGAATTGTCTTCCAAGATTTTTGAGCTTTTAAATGAATGGGAAATTGAAAAGAAGATTATGACTCTTACACTAGATAACGCATCTGCTAATGATACATGCCAAGATCATTTGAAAAGTACATTAAATATGCATGATTGGTTGTTGTGTGATGGGGAGTTCTTTCATATTCGATGTTCTGTTCCTATCTTGAATCTTATTATGCAAGATGGATTAAAAATTGCTCATGATGCACTGGATAAGATTAGGGAAAGTGTGAAATATGTAAGGGGATCAGAGAGTAGAATGATAAGGTTTAAAGAATGTGTTTCAGCGATTCAGGGTTTGACTTTTACAAGTGGGTTGCATCTAGATGTTACTACTCAATGGAATTCTACGTACATTATGCTCGAAAGTGCTATCAACTATCGGAAGGCCTTTGAGTATTTGAAGGCAACCGACCATGCTTATAAGTATTGTCCTTCGGTTGATGAATGGAGGAGAGTTGAAAAGATATGTGAATTTTTATACCCCTTTTATGAAACTACTAATTTGATTTCTGGCACATCTTACCCTACTTCAAATTTGTATTTTCTACAAGTCTATCATATTCAATGTGTTTTGATGGGAAGTTTGAGAAGTGAAGATGAGCTTCTAAGGAGCATGGGAGAAAAGATGATGAACAAATTTAAGAAGTATTGGGAAAAGTATAGTGTCATTCTTGCATTTGGTGCTATTCTTGATCCTAGACTTAAGATTTCTACTTTAGAGCTTATGTATGAAGAGATTGATGTTGAGACTGCAAAAGGGAAGGTGGAACATGTGAAAAAGAAATTAtacaagatttttgaaaaatatgacAAGAATTCTCTTCCAACTGTTCAAGCACAAGGACCTAGTAATCAATCTTCATCCATGGCCTATACCCCTGAAAGTGCAAGCAAGAAGCGACTTGCGATTGTTGGC AAATTGATGAAACGTAACCATCAAGCTGAGGTCTCTAGTGAAAAGAATCCACTTGATACATACTTGGAGGAGCCACTTTTGTCAAAGAATTGCTTTGAAGATTTAGATGTTTTGGAATGGTGA